The DNA region CATTTTCCGCTTATCACTTGATGTTGTTATCCGTTCTGGAAAGTCACTGAATTGAATTGATAATCAGGACGTCATTGCGACCGGAGGAATCGATACAACTGCCGTTCTCTTTGATCGTCCATCAGGACAAATCTTGTCAACGTTGACTGGTCATTCAAAGAAGGTCTTTGTACTTTGCCGCAGTTTTCTAATCTTTTCATCTAATCTTTCCTCTTTAATTTTGTGCTTGACAGTTGACATGCATTGTTTCCTTTTCAGGTTACAAGTATTAAGTTTGTAGGTGACACCGATCTTGTTTTGACTGCTTCATCAGACAAGGTAATCCAGACAATTATTATATTAGTATATACAGGCCTGAAATCCGATGGGTTGTTTAATTTTTCTGTGTGTAGTGTAGTGCTTGTGAAACATCTTTGTTGGAATTTCTATCGTTCTTTGTTGAGTAATGCATGATCTTAAGTTTTAACTAGTATAGAGAAAATGAACGTGTATATATAAAGTCTAGAATCTTTTAGTTGCTGCTCACGCAGCGACTGTGAAATCTAGTTCTTGTAAAAATCATCATGTCATCTTTCAAAACTGATGAGACTATCTAAATTCTAAAGTGATCCTGGTGTTACACGTCCCCATAAAAAGTTGACTTAACCTTATAACTCGTGATGCTATCTTTGTTTAATACCTAGCTTGATGAATTCCATACATAACTTTGTTTTTCGTACCATTGAACGTTTGTGGTCTCTCAGTGTTAAGTTTGATTAATGATAATATGCATCACTGTTCGTCTGATTTTGGTGTTTTGACACTCTGCAGACAGTCCGTATCTGGGGGAGTTCCGAGGATGGGAACTATACCTGTAGACATACATTGAAAGATCACTCTGCCGAAGTAAGGATGAAATTGAAGAATCGCATACAGTTTTACCTGTAGTACTGCATTTTGTTCTATTATAACGTAAAACAATGATGTGCTTTTCAGGTGCGAGCTGTCACTGTCCATGCAACGAATAAATACTTTGTGTCTGCATCGCTTGACAGTACGTGGTGCTTCTACGACATGTCCTCCGGTTTATGCCTGGCCCAGGTTCGCAAACTTCTTATCCAGTCTGATACCTGTTTTTCAAGTTTCAGATTATCGCTTCATACAGTGTTTATGGAAAGCATAGGAAACATGAGTGATGcgaaaaaaaacttttctttgACGTGTCTTTCTCATGCCTGTTGTTATTTTTCAGGTAACAGATGATTCCGAAAAGGTGGATTACACGGCTGCTGCTTTCCATCCTGATGGTCTCATTCTTGGAACTGGTACTGCTCAGTCTATTGTCAAAATCTGGGATGTAAAAAGTCAGGTAAAAATCCCCTTGATTTTCTTTCTCCATCAGCTCTTGAGATCATCAAACGTTTTAGTATTCTCCATCTGTTCCGACTTTAATTTCATCTTTCTCTATTGGCTAATAGGCAAACGTGGCGAAGTTCGGTGGACACACTGGAGAGATCACATCTGTATCATTCTCTGAAAACGGCTATTTCCTCGCGGTGGGTACTTTGACTCAACTAAACAGAAAGACCGATATCACCGGCGTCCACTTTGACTGAcctatttttgttttcttcattgTTCAGACTGCTGCGCTGGATGGTGTTAGATTGTGGGACTTGCGCAAGCTAAAGAACTTCCGAACATTTGAATTTCCAGACGCAAACTCAGGTATTCAACTACCTGAGCACCTCTCACTAGTCCATTTTGTTGATTGTGGTATTCATTTCTAAGACatgaatgaaatttattttacagTGGAGTTTGACCATAGTGGATCTTATCTTGGCATTGCTGCTTCAGATATAAGGTGAGGTTTACATTGATTTGAAGAAACTTGTGCAAAGTTAAGAACATGTGGTCAGTAGAAATGCCGTGTGTGTATATGTGTATGTTGCTCTTGCGGATCAGACTAATAATAACACTTGTGCATTTCAACGTTTCAGAGTATTCCAAACGGCGAGTGTAAAAGCAGAGTGGAACCCCGTAAAGACACTTCCTGATCTGTCCGGTACAGGTATGTCATTTGATTAAGCTTTTGGAGTCACTgttcttctcttccttttttaAAGTCTATTATGCAGACATTGTAAATTCATGATGAACTTGCAGGTAAAGCAACATGTGTTAAGTTTGGTCCTGACGCCAAATACGTAGCAGTCGGTTCAATGGACCGTAATCTCAGGATATTTGGTTTACCTAGCACTGACAGCACTGAAGATTCTGCACAAGATTCATGAATAGAAGATGCCTCTCAAGTCTCACCGTCAAGAGCAGAGCCTTGGCTTTCTTATAGAAACTTAAACCTTCCACTAGGGCATCATTTGCTAGAAAATAACTAAATTCTTGTTTCaacaataatatattgtatttctttaattttactataatttGCAATAATTTGTCACATCTCTCTACGCTGTTGTTTAATCAATTTGATACTCTCCatgtaccattttaagtgatgtttaagcatttttattttgttccattataagtgatgttttcacatttctagataaaatttaatgtcaattGAAACTttcaaccaattacaaaatattaaatgtttttcttattggttagactgattttatttaatgcaattttatgtaaccaagataaattgcatagaaatttgtattttcttaatctttgtgtaaaaaccttaaacaccacttaaaatggtacagagggagtataagtgaaataaataatataactaaGACAGAATAAAGTTTGATTGGAATGAGCTGTATATACTCTGTTGTAAATTAGTGctgcatatattttttatgtagaATTTTAgctacaaaaataaataaataaaactattttttgtaagttttctaaataaaaatatattctttcggtttcataataaatgttatCTTAACttcattattttgtttcaaaataaaaataagtctCATGTTACAACTTTATTgtaactttatatatatcaaatctatttttacctttttaaataaccaataaacttttatttatatcatttttatttaattaatcatgCATTAAATAGAAGTATATCAAACTATTACTTCCTATGTTTcaaaatgttacatattttaaacttttcaatcatattaataaaatatattaaattttatatatgtatgtatgcataattttttgtgattatatttttctataattttaagtcaataaaaatttaataaatgtaattaattttgaagtttgtaattagaaaataaaacatgtattgaaaatg from Raphanus sativus cultivar WK10039 chromosome 8, ASM80110v3, whole genome shotgun sequence includes:
- the LOC108820916 gene encoding LOW QUALITY PROTEIN: pre-mRNA-processing factor 19 homolog 1-like (The sequence of the model RefSeq protein was modified relative to this genomic sequence to represent the inferred CDS: deleted 2 bases in 1 codon) codes for the protein MNCAISGEVPVEPVLSKKTGLLYEKRLIETHISDYGKCPVTGETPHTIGDIVAIKTGKIVKPKPLHTASIPGLLGAFQTEWDGLMLTNFSLEQQLHTARQELSHALYQHDAACRVIARLKKERDEARQLLSEAESQLPAAPEVGPANATLSNGKRAADDGEQGPDAKKMRLGISAEVITELTDCNAALSQQRKKRQIPPTLASIDDLEKFTQLSSHPLHKTSKPGIFSMDILHSKDVIATGGIDTTAVLFDRPSGQILSTLTGHSKKVTSIKFVGDTDLVLTASSDKTVRIWGSSEDGNYTCRHTLKDHSAEVRAVTVHATNKYFVSASLDSTWCFYDMSSGLCLAQVTDDSEKVDYTAAAFHPDGLILGTGTAQSIVKIWDVKSQANVAKFGGHTGEITSVSFSENGYFLATAALDGVRLWDLRKLKNFRTFEFPDANSVEFDHSGSYLGIAASDIRVFQTASVKAEWNPVKTLPDLSGTGKATCVKFGPDAKYVAVGSMDRNLRIFGLPSTDSTEDSAQDS